Proteins encoded by one window of Kribbella italica:
- a CDS encoding YciI family protein, whose translation MLLIYSNPESWAGLSAEQREDLSRSHQDLTRELTEQGLLVSAAGLADPITTRTVSVDADNTRSTTDGPYAEAKEHLAGFYLVECEDIDQAIDYAARMPDAKYVAVEVRPVMDASGLEM comes from the coding sequence ATGCTGCTGATCTACTCCAACCCGGAGAGCTGGGCGGGACTGTCCGCCGAGCAGCGGGAGGACCTGTCGCGGTCGCACCAGGACCTGACCCGCGAGCTGACCGAGCAGGGTCTGCTGGTCAGCGCGGCCGGGCTGGCCGACCCCATCACCACCCGGACGGTCTCGGTGGACGCCGACAACACCCGCAGCACCACCGACGGCCCGTACGCCGAGGCCAAGGAGCACCTGGCGGGCTTCTACCTGGTGGAGTGCGAGGACATCGACCAGGCGATCGACTACGCCGCGCGGATGCCGGACGCCAAGTACGTGGCGGTGGAGGTCCGGCCGGTGATGGACGCGTCCGGGCTGGAGATGTGA
- the trpD gene encoding anthranilate phosphoribosyltransferase: MALTARRTWSGLITDLLTGRDLTPDDAAWAMDGVVAGTATSAQVAGFLVALRAKGETPAEIAGLASVLRSSATPVLIKGPLIDIVGTGGDRSGAVNISTMASIVVAATGATVVKHGGRAASSSTGGSADLVEALGVPLDLPARESVRAAGIAFLHAPLYNPALQRVGAVRRELAVPTAFNVLGPLINPADPKHGLVGVADERMLPVVASVFAERDSSVLVVRGSDGLDKLTTTGTSRVLTVRDGAVRSGVFDLRSVGLQLARPDDLRSPDPVAVVRRLLAGERGAVRDVVLLNAAAALSTLPGQPSLESCLEQCAAAVDSGAAAATLDRWVGLA; the protein is encoded by the coding sequence ATGGCACTCACCGCTCGACGGACCTGGTCCGGGCTGATCACGGACCTGCTCACCGGTCGCGACCTGACGCCGGACGACGCTGCCTGGGCCATGGACGGTGTGGTGGCCGGTACGGCGACCTCCGCTCAGGTCGCGGGCTTCCTGGTCGCGCTACGGGCCAAGGGTGAGACACCGGCCGAGATCGCCGGCTTGGCTTCAGTACTGCGCTCGTCCGCCACGCCTGTGCTGATCAAAGGCCCACTGATCGACATCGTCGGCACTGGTGGCGACCGGTCCGGCGCGGTGAACATCTCCACGATGGCCTCGATCGTGGTCGCCGCTACCGGTGCGACCGTGGTCAAGCACGGTGGTCGGGCCGCGTCGTCGAGCACTGGCGGCTCGGCGGACTTGGTGGAGGCACTGGGCGTTCCGCTCGACCTGCCCGCTCGTGAGTCGGTGCGGGCGGCTGGGATCGCCTTCCTGCACGCGCCGCTGTACAACCCGGCGCTGCAGCGGGTGGGAGCAGTACGACGTGAGCTGGCCGTGCCGACCGCGTTCAACGTGCTCGGGCCGCTGATCAACCCGGCCGACCCCAAGCACGGTCTGGTGGGGGTCGCTGACGAACGGATGCTGCCGGTGGTCGCGTCGGTCTTCGCTGAGCGGGACTCTTCGGTCCTGGTCGTGCGCGGCTCGGACGGGCTCGACAAGCTGACCACTACCGGTACGTCCCGGGTACTGACCGTCCGGGACGGGGCGGTGAGGTCTGGTGTCTTCGATCTGCGATCGGTCGGGCTGCAGCTGGCTAGGCCTGATGACCTGCGCTCGCCCGACCCAGTGGCCGTCGTACGGCGGCTGCTGGCCGGCGAGCGTGGCGCCGTACGGGACGTCGTACTGCTCAACGCGGCGGCTGCACTCAGCACCCTGCCCGGCCAGCCCTCGCTGGAGAGCTGTCTGGAGCAGTGTGCCGCGGCGGTCGACTCCGGTGCGGCTGCGGCAACACTGGACCGCTGGGTCGGCTTAGCCTGA
- a CDS encoding YciI family protein, which produces MKYLVLIFGNTDNTWTGSADDVAAIRSLTALKHALAASGELVSSEGLNFPSSGKVVRIRDGVRVITDGPYGEAKEQVAGYFMIDTSDERAEEIAGQVAAIIGDRVELRGTLLSAP; this is translated from the coding sequence ATGAAGTACCTGGTCCTCATCTTCGGCAACACCGACAACACGTGGACCGGCTCCGCCGACGACGTCGCGGCGATCCGGTCCCTGACCGCGCTGAAGCACGCGCTGGCCGCGTCCGGCGAGCTGGTCAGCTCCGAAGGGCTGAACTTCCCCAGCTCCGGCAAGGTCGTGCGGATCCGCGACGGTGTCCGGGTGATCACCGACGGCCCGTACGGCGAGGCGAAGGAACAGGTCGCCGGCTACTTCATGATCGACACGTCCGACGAGCGGGCCGAGGAGATCGCCGGCCAGGTCGCCGCGATCATCGGTGACCGGGTTGAGCTGCGGGGGACGCTGCTGTCGGCTCCGTAG
- a CDS encoding MFS transporter: MPKRWLALALLCLTGFMIILDASIVLVAVPSIEQDLTFSSGGVQWVPSGYALMFGGLLLLGGRVSDLLGRRRVLIVGLAVFAGSSLLCGFAWSGDALVLARGLQGIAAAVLAPSALSIVMTTFPDGPERNKALGIWGATSGVGGTAGSLIGGPVTDGLGWQWIFFINVPVCLLVIALAPVLLQDSRGPGKRGFDLTGAVTVTAALIVLVYAVIEAPESSAGRTTLLALVSAALFALFVLVEKRSAAPLVPLRLFRSRALIGGNLITIAFGLGAFGLNYVYTQYAQLALGISAIQYGLMSSVLAAAAVCGSMVGQNLVTRVGARPVAAVSLLLTGVGATAMSRLTVESGYFELAFWGLTFFGAGLGAGTVAGSISALAQVTGDDAGVASGLQNASFQIGGAVGIAVLSAVATAHSSGSSPAGLTAGYRVAFAACWAFVAVGLVGAGLLRTRATEPTAASPAAQPGHR, translated from the coding sequence ATGCCGAAACGCTGGCTCGCGCTGGCCCTGCTCTGCCTGACCGGCTTCATGATCATCCTGGACGCGTCGATCGTGCTGGTCGCCGTACCGTCGATCGAGCAGGACCTGACCTTCTCGTCCGGCGGCGTCCAGTGGGTCCCCAGCGGCTACGCGCTGATGTTCGGCGGCCTCCTCCTGCTGGGCGGGCGGGTGTCCGACCTGCTGGGCCGGCGGCGGGTGCTGATCGTCGGCCTGGCCGTCTTCGCCGGCTCGTCCCTGCTCTGCGGCTTCGCCTGGTCAGGTGACGCGCTGGTCCTGGCCCGCGGGCTGCAGGGGATCGCGGCCGCCGTACTGGCTCCCAGTGCGCTCTCCATCGTGATGACCACGTTCCCGGACGGCCCGGAGCGCAACAAGGCGCTGGGCATCTGGGGCGCGACCAGCGGAGTCGGCGGTACGGCGGGGTCGCTGATCGGCGGCCCGGTGACGGACGGGCTCGGCTGGCAGTGGATCTTCTTCATCAACGTGCCCGTGTGCCTACTGGTCATCGCACTGGCGCCAGTACTGCTGCAGGACAGCCGTGGCCCCGGCAAACGCGGCTTCGACCTCACCGGAGCGGTCACTGTGACCGCCGCCCTCATCGTGCTCGTGTACGCCGTGATCGAGGCGCCGGAGTCGTCCGCCGGACGCACCACGCTGCTGGCGCTCGTCTCAGCCGCTCTGTTCGCCCTGTTCGTCCTGGTGGAGAAGCGGTCGGCAGCTCCGCTCGTACCGCTGAGGCTGTTCCGCTCGCGCGCACTGATCGGCGGGAACCTGATCACGATCGCCTTCGGGCTCGGCGCGTTCGGGCTGAACTACGTCTACACGCAGTACGCCCAGCTCGCGCTCGGCATCTCGGCGATCCAGTACGGGCTGATGTCCTCGGTACTGGCAGCCGCGGCGGTCTGCGGCTCGATGGTCGGGCAGAACCTGGTCACGCGGGTCGGCGCTCGCCCGGTCGCCGCGGTGTCACTGCTGCTGACCGGTGTCGGCGCTACGGCGATGAGCAGGCTGACGGTGGAGTCCGGCTACTTCGAGCTGGCCTTCTGGGGGCTGACCTTCTTCGGAGCCGGCCTGGGCGCCGGTACGGTCGCCGGGTCCATCTCCGCCCTGGCTCAGGTGACCGGGGACGACGCCGGCGTCGCCTCAGGGCTGCAGAACGCCAGCTTCCAGATCGGTGGAGCAGTCGGCATCGCCGTACTGTCTGCTGTCGCTACGGCGCACAGCAGCGGCTCCAGCCCGGCTGGACTGACTGCCGGCTACCGCGTTGCTTTCGCGGCGTGCTGGGCCTTCGTCGCGGTCGGACTGGTCGGCGCAGGGCTGTTGAGGACCCGCGCTACGGAGCCGACAGCAGCGTCCCCCGCAGCTCAACCCGGTCACCGATGA
- a CDS encoding enoyl-CoA hydratase/isomerase family protein: MDQGFRIVTGEVSRLVIDRVGKRNALTREMWEALPGLLEPLAVDPAVKVLVVSGAGPTFSAGADISELVAGADPADPMAEIRAANLRAQAALREFPKPTLAVIRGHCIGGGLEIAVNCDFRFAAHGSTFGVTPARIGVVYPPAAVKVLLDLVGPATTKYLLFSGELLSAGQAELKGLVDRVVAADDLDVDVDAFAAKLVARSQLTNRSAKETVNSLLAGEDADQTAYKRYQETISSGELTEGVRAFTEKRTPRFGWN; this comes from the coding sequence ATGGATCAGGGCTTCAGGATCGTGACCGGTGAGGTGTCCCGGCTGGTGATCGACCGGGTCGGCAAGCGCAACGCCCTGACCCGGGAGATGTGGGAGGCGCTGCCGGGACTGCTCGAGCCGCTCGCGGTGGACCCGGCGGTCAAGGTCCTGGTGGTCTCCGGGGCCGGGCCGACGTTCTCCGCCGGGGCGGACATCTCCGAGCTGGTCGCCGGCGCCGATCCGGCCGACCCGATGGCCGAGATCCGGGCCGCGAACCTGCGCGCCCAGGCGGCGCTGCGGGAGTTCCCGAAGCCGACGCTCGCGGTGATCCGCGGGCACTGCATCGGCGGCGGGCTGGAGATCGCGGTCAACTGCGACTTCCGGTTCGCGGCGCACGGCAGCACGTTCGGTGTCACGCCGGCCCGGATCGGTGTGGTCTACCCGCCGGCCGCGGTCAAGGTGCTGCTCGACCTGGTCGGACCGGCGACGACGAAGTACCTGCTGTTCAGCGGTGAGCTGCTGTCCGCCGGCCAGGCCGAGCTGAAGGGGCTGGTCGACCGGGTCGTGGCCGCCGACGACCTGGACGTCGACGTCGACGCTTTCGCGGCGAAACTGGTCGCCCGGTCGCAGCTGACGAACCGTTCCGCGAAGGAAACCGTGAACTCCTTGCTGGCGGGCGAAGACGCTGACCAGACGGCGTACAAGCGGTACCAGGAGACGATCTCGAGCGGTGAACTGACCGAGGGTGTGCGCGCGTTCACCGAGAAGCGCACCCCGCGGTTCGGCTGGAACTGA
- a CDS encoding FAD-binding oxidoreductase, whose product MSVQVIQAVGADVVAGLLGNGFNGAIHQPGDAQYDEQRRALVPTFDSRPLVVAEAFARSDVQAAVRMAREYGVPIAVQATGHGTRVPADGGILLKTSAMTSLLIDPERRIAKVGPGVRWGAVLDAAQDFGLVGLAGSSRDVGVTGYTLGGGVGWLARKFGYAADSVIRAEVVTADGRVVTATADEHPDLFWAIRGGTGNFGIVTSLEFRLYPVSEVYAGILYFAADAATLKAYRDWTTTIPNDLSTAITLSTRDGRRMIGLKILYAAEAALAEHLLKPLYAVAGPILDGELRTTAFAETAMGGTPARYLDLVDELPDDLLDALAALDGPTVELRHWSGAMANPGPGAGPVAHRGAPYSLIIDQEVPELAEVLRPTGRTFVNFLADPARTSTAYATTDHTRLRAIKRRYDPENLFRLNHNIRP is encoded by the coding sequence ATGAGCGTGCAGGTGATTCAGGCAGTCGGCGCCGACGTGGTGGCGGGGCTGCTCGGGAACGGGTTCAACGGCGCGATCCACCAGCCGGGCGACGCCCAGTACGACGAGCAGCGGCGCGCACTGGTGCCGACGTTCGACTCGCGGCCGCTCGTGGTCGCCGAGGCGTTCGCGCGCAGTGACGTGCAGGCCGCCGTACGGATGGCTCGTGAGTACGGCGTACCGATCGCGGTCCAGGCGACCGGGCACGGCACGCGGGTGCCGGCCGACGGCGGGATCCTGCTCAAGACGTCCGCGATGACGTCGCTCCTGATCGACCCCGAGCGCCGGATCGCCAAGGTCGGGCCGGGCGTGCGCTGGGGCGCTGTCCTCGACGCGGCCCAGGACTTCGGGCTCGTGGGCCTCGCCGGTTCGTCCCGCGACGTCGGCGTGACCGGCTACACGCTCGGTGGGGGCGTCGGCTGGCTGGCCCGCAAGTTCGGGTACGCCGCCGACAGCGTGATCCGCGCCGAGGTGGTCACCGCCGACGGCCGCGTCGTCACGGCCACCGCGGACGAGCACCCGGACCTCTTCTGGGCGATCCGCGGCGGCACCGGCAACTTCGGCATCGTCACGTCGCTCGAGTTTCGCCTCTACCCGGTCAGCGAGGTGTACGCCGGCATCCTCTACTTCGCCGCCGACGCCGCGACCCTGAAGGCGTACCGCGACTGGACCACCACGATCCCCAACGACCTGAGCACCGCGATCACCCTGTCGACCCGCGACGGCCGACGCATGATCGGCCTCAAGATCCTGTACGCCGCGGAGGCCGCGCTCGCCGAGCACCTGCTCAAGCCGCTGTACGCCGTCGCCGGCCCGATCCTCGACGGCGAGCTGCGGACGACCGCCTTCGCCGAGACCGCGATGGGCGGCACGCCGGCCCGCTACCTCGACCTGGTCGACGAGTTGCCCGACGACCTGCTCGACGCGCTCGCGGCGCTCGACGGCCCGACCGTCGAGCTCCGCCACTGGTCCGGCGCGATGGCCAACCCCGGACCCGGTGCAGGACCGGTCGCGCACCGCGGGGCGCCGTACTCGCTGATCATCGACCAGGAGGTCCCCGAGCTGGCCGAGGTCCTGCGCCCGACTGGGCGGACGTTCGTCAACTTCCTCGCCGACCCGGCCCGCACCTCCACGGCGTACGCGACGACCGACCACACCCGGCTGCGCGCGATCAAGCGGCGCTACGACCCGGAGAACCTGTTCCGCCTGAACCACAACATCAGGCCCTGA
- the sigJ gene encoding RNA polymerase sigma factor SigJ produces the protein MDHQDDLARQFEQDRGHLRAVAYRMLGSISEAEDAVQEAWLRLSRSDVSEVANLTGWLTTVVSRVCLDLLRSRKSRREDPIDTWVPDPVVSWLDPEEEVLQADAVGLAMLVVLEALSPAERIAFVLHDLFAVSFDEVALILDKSSAATRQLASRARRRVQGAPTGDGDVGRQREAIEAFLTAARDGDFEALLAVLDPNVVLRADAGRVPADALAASRFVQGAKAVVEQALLFARMAPYTQVATVNGAPGVITVMNGELFGVMAVEVRDGRIVEINILADTERLQALPK, from the coding sequence GTGGATCACCAGGACGACCTAGCCCGCCAGTTCGAGCAGGACCGCGGCCATCTGCGTGCGGTGGCGTACCGGATGCTCGGCTCGATCAGTGAGGCCGAGGACGCGGTCCAGGAGGCTTGGCTGCGCCTGAGCCGGTCGGACGTGAGTGAGGTGGCCAATCTGACCGGCTGGCTCACCACGGTGGTCTCCCGGGTCTGCCTAGACCTGCTGCGGTCGCGCAAGTCGCGGCGGGAGGACCCGATCGACACCTGGGTGCCGGACCCGGTGGTGAGCTGGCTGGACCCGGAGGAGGAGGTCCTCCAGGCCGACGCGGTCGGGCTGGCCATGCTCGTTGTACTGGAGGCGCTGTCGCCGGCTGAGCGGATCGCCTTCGTGCTGCACGACCTGTTCGCGGTGAGCTTCGACGAGGTCGCGCTGATCCTCGACAAGAGCTCGGCGGCGACCCGGCAGCTGGCGAGCCGGGCGCGGCGGCGGGTCCAGGGTGCGCCGACCGGCGACGGAGACGTGGGCCGCCAGCGCGAGGCGATCGAGGCGTTCCTGACCGCAGCGCGCGACGGCGATTTCGAGGCACTGCTCGCCGTACTGGATCCGAACGTTGTACTGCGGGCCGACGCCGGCCGGGTGCCCGCAGACGCTCTCGCAGCGTCGCGGTTCGTGCAGGGCGCGAAGGCGGTCGTCGAGCAGGCGCTGCTGTTCGCGCGGATGGCGCCGTACACGCAGGTCGCGACGGTCAACGGCGCACCCGGCGTGATCACGGTGATGAACGGCGAGCTGTTCGGCGTGATGGCCGTCGAGGTCCGCGACGGCCGGATCGTCGAGATCAACATCCTCGCCGACACCGAGCGGCTGCAGGCCCTGCCGAAATAG
- a CDS encoding glycoside hydrolase family 16 protein gives MQLDTSVWSPYYLPHWSSRAASAASYEQVGSDLRLFIPPEQGLWCADDHQPPLRVSGIQSGNYSGPVGSTVGQQPFRDGQLVREEQEPFWGWTPTAPARIELRARADLSPRSMVSLWMVGLEDQPERCAEICVMEVFGNALEPGSTAVGCGLHSFRDPSVPDDFTTVRLPIDVAEFHTYAVEWTAEQAEFYVDDQPVRRCAGPPAYPMQLMLAVFDFPEWSDHQHVPSFTVDYVR, from the coding sequence ATGCAGCTCGACACCAGCGTGTGGTCGCCGTACTACTTGCCGCACTGGAGCTCCCGCGCGGCCTCGGCAGCGTCGTACGAGCAGGTCGGCTCTGACCTGCGGCTGTTCATCCCACCGGAGCAGGGCCTCTGGTGCGCCGACGACCACCAGCCACCGCTGCGGGTGTCCGGCATCCAGTCCGGCAACTACTCCGGGCCAGTCGGCAGTACTGTCGGCCAGCAGCCGTTCCGCGACGGCCAGCTGGTCCGGGAGGAGCAGGAGCCCTTCTGGGGTTGGACTCCCACGGCCCCCGCCCGCATCGAGCTGCGCGCCCGGGCTGATCTCTCCCCGCGTTCGATGGTGTCGCTGTGGATGGTCGGCCTGGAGGACCAGCCCGAGCGTTGCGCGGAGATCTGCGTGATGGAGGTCTTCGGCAACGCGCTCGAACCAGGTTCGACCGCGGTCGGCTGCGGCCTGCACAGCTTCCGGGACCCGTCGGTCCCCGATGACTTCACGACGGTCCGGCTACCGATCGACGTCGCCGAGTTCCACACGTACGCCGTCGAGTGGACCGCCGAGCAGGCCGAGTTCTACGTCGACGACCAGCCCGTACGCCGGTGCGCCGGGCCGCCGGCGTACCCGATGCAACTGATGCTGGCGGTGTTCGACTTCCCCGAGTGGTCCGACCACCAGCACGTCCCCAGCTTCACCGTGGACTACGTTCGCTGA
- a CDS encoding SH3 domain-containing protein produces the protein MKVAVPGAAVALMATGSAVAFPDQAPTVDAPLASSPLQLARETQTSRDAYRPPLDLKPSTPPSAKPKAPPVAKHLKKQAPIPTKTAKTRAAETVKTQPLKITGSKFTTTDLNVWTAPEQKGSLLTVLSKGSKVSVTGEVQGAWAQIVRNDVARWVKAEYLSATKPVAEAEEAADGVSSKACKSGSGVEDGLSADAIRVHRAVCALFPSVSSYGGVRSGDGGEHGSGRALDIMVTGSTGDEIAAYVRSHAKELGVSEVIWEQRIWTVQRGSEGWRGMEDRGGATANHFDHVHVTVYGSEGTV, from the coding sequence GTGAAGGTTGCGGTCCCCGGCGCGGCGGTGGCGCTGATGGCCACCGGGTCGGCAGTCGCCTTCCCCGACCAGGCCCCGACGGTCGATGCCCCGCTCGCAAGCTCTCCCCTGCAGCTTGCGCGTGAGACCCAGACCAGCCGGGACGCGTACCGCCCGCCGCTCGACCTGAAGCCGAGCACCCCGCCTTCGGCCAAGCCGAAGGCCCCGCCGGTCGCCAAGCACCTGAAGAAGCAGGCGCCGATCCCGACGAAGACGGCGAAGACCCGCGCCGCGGAGACGGTCAAGACGCAGCCGCTGAAGATCACCGGCAGCAAGTTCACCACCACGGACCTGAACGTCTGGACCGCGCCCGAGCAGAAGGGCAGCCTGCTGACCGTCCTGTCCAAGGGCAGCAAGGTCTCGGTCACCGGCGAGGTCCAGGGCGCCTGGGCGCAGATCGTCCGCAACGACGTGGCCCGCTGGGTCAAGGCCGAGTACCTGTCGGCCACCAAGCCGGTGGCCGAGGCCGAGGAGGCCGCCGACGGCGTCTCGTCGAAGGCCTGCAAGTCCGGCTCGGGTGTCGAGGACGGCCTGTCCGCCGACGCGATCCGGGTGCACCGCGCCGTCTGCGCGCTGTTCCCGTCGGTGTCGTCGTACGGCGGTGTCCGCTCCGGCGACGGCGGCGAGCACGGCAGCGGCCGCGCGCTCGACATCATGGTGACCGGCTCGACCGGCGACGAGATCGCGGCGTACGTGCGCTCGCACGCCAAGGAGCTCGGCGTCAGCGAGGTCATCTGGGAGCAGCGGATCTGGACCGTGCAGCGCGGCAGCGAAGGCTGGCGCGGCATGGAGGACCGCGGCGGCGCGACCGCCAACCACTTCGACCACGTCCACGTCACCGTCTACGGCAGCGAGGGCACGGTCTAA
- a CDS encoding SDR family NAD(P)-dependent oxidoreductase: protein MNNFGFTTTADEVLAGVSLTGRRALVTGATSGVGAETARALAAHGAAVVLGVRNVDAGRRLAAELSGDVTVGQLDLSDLDSVRSFTAAWDGPLDLLINNAGIMATPELTRTKQGHELQFAVNYLGHFALTAGLHSALARSGRSRIVSLSSNAHLFAPFSFDDYDYLFRPYQPLGAYGESKTATVLLAVEADRRWGCDGIRANAVHPGAIATNLQQHTGGLQTPVERRKTVAQGAATSVFAAVADVGGRYFEDCGEAVVLAERPPLFGGGVAPFALSLTNAERLWELGEQLVATV from the coding sequence ATGAACAACTTCGGATTCACCACAACCGCCGACGAAGTCCTGGCCGGCGTGAGCCTCACCGGCCGGCGTGCACTGGTCACTGGTGCCACCTCGGGCGTCGGAGCGGAGACTGCCCGAGCCCTGGCTGCTCACGGGGCTGCTGTCGTGCTCGGCGTACGGAACGTCGACGCTGGTCGGCGTCTTGCTGCTGAGCTGAGCGGTGACGTCACTGTTGGCCAGCTCGACCTGTCCGACCTGGACTCGGTGCGCTCGTTCACCGCCGCTTGGGACGGGCCTCTGGACCTCCTGATCAACAACGCGGGCATCATGGCGACCCCCGAGCTGACCCGTACCAAGCAGGGTCACGAGCTGCAGTTCGCCGTCAACTACCTGGGTCACTTCGCGCTCACCGCGGGGCTGCACTCGGCGCTGGCCCGGTCCGGCCGGTCCCGCATCGTTTCACTCAGCTCCAACGCGCACCTGTTCGCGCCGTTCAGCTTCGACGACTACGACTACCTGTTCCGGCCGTACCAACCGCTCGGCGCGTACGGCGAGTCGAAGACCGCCACGGTGCTGCTGGCTGTGGAGGCGGACCGGCGCTGGGGCTGCGACGGGATCCGGGCCAACGCCGTACACCCCGGTGCGATCGCCACCAACCTGCAGCAGCACACCGGTGGGCTGCAGACACCGGTGGAGCGCCGCAAGACCGTCGCGCAGGGCGCAGCGACTTCTGTGTTCGCCGCTGTGGCCGACGTCGGTGGGCGGTACTTCGAGGACTGTGGCGAAGCTGTCGTGCTCGCTGAGCGCCCGCCGCTCTTCGGTGGCGGTGTCGCGCCTTTCGCCCTCTCCCTGACGAACGCCGAGCGCCTGTGGGAGCTGGGCGAGCAGCTGGTTGCTACAGTCTGA
- a CDS encoding DUF6131 family protein — protein sequence MLILGLILLLLGFFLSIPILWTIGIILLVIGAVLFILGSTGRAVGGRRHWF from the coding sequence ATGCTCATCCTCGGACTGATCCTGCTACTGCTGGGATTCTTCCTGAGTATCCCGATCCTGTGGACCATCGGGATCATCCTGCTCGTGATCGGAGCAGTGCTGTTCATCCTCGGATCGACCGGGCGCGCTGTCGGGGGACGACGCCACTGGTTCTGA
- a CDS encoding helix-turn-helix transcriptional regulator, which produces MSNLGEYLKVRRERLQPEDVGLPGGSRRRVPGLRREEVALLAGISVEYYLRLEQGRDQHPSDQVVGSLARALQLEADAESYLKKLAEPARPSRRRAAKPEKVSAGVLSLIDSWPTTAALVQGRYLTTLATNPLAVAISPYFAPGVNTLRAAFLEPEMRELYRDWEGMTGKAVAYLRSVIADSLDDPRLLELIGELSVHSERFRTLWARQDVRRKTSGLTELNHPQVGELDLQYEKLALPGTEGQMLITYHAVPGTPSHEKLELLAHLSERSPR; this is translated from the coding sequence ATGAGCAATCTCGGCGAGTACCTGAAGGTACGCCGCGAGCGGTTGCAGCCGGAGGACGTCGGGCTGCCCGGTGGCAGTCGCCGGCGAGTTCCGGGCCTGCGTCGCGAGGAAGTCGCCTTGCTGGCTGGTATCAGCGTCGAGTACTACCTGCGCCTGGAGCAGGGGCGCGACCAGCACCCGTCGGACCAGGTGGTCGGCTCACTGGCCAGGGCGCTCCAGCTGGAGGCAGATGCCGAGTCCTACTTGAAGAAACTGGCCGAGCCCGCCAGACCGTCCAGGCGCCGAGCGGCGAAGCCGGAGAAGGTCAGTGCCGGAGTACTGAGCCTGATCGACAGCTGGCCGACCACCGCGGCACTGGTGCAGGGCAGGTACCTGACGACCCTCGCCACCAACCCGCTGGCCGTTGCCATCAGCCCCTACTTCGCACCGGGCGTGAACACGCTGCGGGCCGCGTTCCTGGAGCCCGAGATGCGCGAGCTGTACCGGGACTGGGAGGGGATGACCGGCAAGGCCGTTGCCTACCTGCGCTCGGTCATCGCCGACTCGCTCGACGACCCGCGCCTGCTGGAGCTGATCGGTGAGCTGAGCGTGCACAGCGAACGCTTCAGGACGCTCTGGGCCCGGCAGGACGTACGACGCAAGACGAGCGGCCTGACCGAGCTGAACCACCCACAGGTCGGCGAGCTCGACCTGCAGTACGAGAAGCTCGCCCTGCCTGGCACAGAAGGCCAGATGCTGATCACCTACCACGCTGTCCCCGGTACGCCGTCCCACGAGAAGCTGGAACTCCTGGCACACCTCAGCGAACGTAGTCCACGGTGA